The Thermogemmata fonticola genome has a window encoding:
- a CDS encoding DUF1573 domain-containing protein — MPRRGAWTSLCIAWVCCLFSHTPVQAQGLLPHWLRPNPPAPSPSTTPRTTGPAAAPSASGGNSTSAAAPVAPWANKLFLPDIALHREQAPPPVIVHDFGEVPHGTVCLHRFTITNIYDVPLQITEVRKSCHCLDYVPMTKVLQPNESAEFVVTMNTGKFVGFNAQTLYVTFGPRYVSTAILRLQATSRTDVSLQPGAIQFGVVPPGTRVVQRVLIKYSGRNRDWKLTEVVAPSPALGASLTEVSRGGLLRGGVEYHVDVVLQAGTEPGPLNETVYVKTNDPAQPVLRIAVSAVIAAVVECSPAQVQFDPVPLGQSATQRVLVRAARPFRILGVEGEGQGVSVELPPGNNPLPVQFVTVKFSPSQAGTIQRTLRLLTDLDGTAVSLPLSAKGISR, encoded by the coding sequence ATGCCACGCCGCGGCGCTTGGACCAGCCTATGTATTGCTTGGGTCTGTTGCCTCTTCAGTCACACTCCTGTCCAGGCCCAAGGATTACTTCCCCATTGGTTGCGGCCAAATCCCCCCGCCCCCTCCCCTTCAACCACTCCGAGAACAACAGGTCCTGCTGCCGCGCCGAGTGCTAGTGGGGGGAATTCCACCTCCGCCGCGGCGCCCGTGGCTCCGTGGGCCAATAAGCTCTTCTTGCCGGATATTGCTCTCCACCGCGAGCAGGCTCCGCCGCCCGTGATCGTCCACGATTTCGGCGAAGTTCCTCACGGGACCGTCTGCCTGCACCGCTTCACAATTACTAACATCTATGACGTTCCGCTCCAGATCACCGAAGTGCGCAAGAGTTGCCATTGTCTCGACTATGTGCCGATGACCAAGGTACTGCAACCGAACGAGTCGGCAGAGTTCGTGGTCACGATGAACACAGGCAAGTTTGTGGGGTTCAATGCCCAGACTCTTTACGTGACCTTTGGCCCCAGGTATGTCTCGACGGCGATCCTGCGCTTGCAAGCGACCAGCCGGACCGATGTCAGTTTGCAACCGGGAGCTATCCAATTTGGCGTAGTTCCTCCGGGAACGCGAGTGGTCCAACGGGTTCTGATTAAGTACAGTGGTCGGAACCGCGATTGGAAATTGACCGAAGTGGTGGCTCCATCCCCTGCTCTTGGGGCCAGTTTAACCGAGGTCAGCCGGGGTGGATTACTCCGCGGCGGAGTCGAATATCATGTCGATGTCGTGCTCCAAGCGGGAACCGAGCCGGGTCCGCTCAACGAGACGGTTTACGTCAAAACGAATGATCCCGCGCAGCCAGTGTTGCGGATTGCTGTGTCGGCTGTCATTGCCGCTGTCGTGGAATGCTCTCCCGCTCAGGTTCAGTTTGATCCTGTACCGCTGGGCCAAAGCGCTACACAGCGCGTGCTAGTGCGAGCAGCCCGCCCCTTCCGCATTCTGGGCGTGGAGGGAGAAGGCCAAGGGGTAAGTGTGGAACTACCACCGGGGAACAATCCGCTACCAGTTCAGTTCGTGACCGTCAAGTTTAGCCCGTCTCAGGCAGGCACCATCCAGCGCACGCTGCGCTTATTGACCGATCTGGATGGGACCGCTGTTTCCTTACCGTTGTCAGCCAAGGGAATAAGTCGCTGA
- a CDS encoding amino acid permease — protein MEISQGHRPRELRWYHAGAMLFGDWGTSRLYVLGLCFFYARHASIWYMLAMSLLLLGIGWAYQVICRLYPDGGGVYTSGRLRHPLLGVLGGLLLFADYTVTAAASVFDAFHYLRLDSPHLWATGCLLLLGVVNLFGPRKSGNGALVVALSAVVITLVIALATLPRMPYLEVERPAGGPGQWWMHFTFIILAISGVETIANLTGVMVLPVEGTSRRAIYPVVLEIAIFNVIMCIAMQAVPLSILGDGNPEMAYTAHRDDMLRLLAEYYVGPFFAFAAAIVFALVLISAGNTALAGLVSLQYMMARDRELPHLFAGLNAYGMPVLPLLLAVLLPATLILLFPDMAALADLYAIGVVGAVTINLLTTASNGQLTICRGERLGLGGLGLLMGAIAITIAVEKPHALMFALSIILGGFTLRSLRRSPYFQTWWHRYRPIFLPSPPASPGHLESGTPLHSAAGTVPRTPPRILVATRGNPGLLRFAVEEARNRQAELLVLFVRQLAVIPMGSVTTPNWTEDEEAQALFKEARTLAQPMGIIVRPLYAVTYDVAEAILELAVTYGVDLLILGVSQRGRLDRLMKGDVIQQVAQYLPERITLLIHA, from the coding sequence ATGGAGATCAGTCAAGGGCATCGGCCCCGCGAACTGCGCTGGTATCATGCCGGTGCGATGCTCTTTGGGGATTGGGGCACCAGCCGGCTTTACGTTCTCGGCCTTTGCTTTTTCTATGCCCGCCATGCCTCGATTTGGTACATGTTGGCCATGTCCCTGTTGTTGCTCGGCATCGGCTGGGCCTACCAAGTCATCTGCCGTCTGTATCCGGATGGTGGCGGGGTGTATACCTCGGGCCGATTACGGCATCCTTTACTAGGCGTCTTAGGCGGCCTGCTTTTATTCGCAGATTACACGGTGACAGCAGCCGCCTCGGTCTTCGACGCCTTTCATTACCTCCGCTTGGATTCCCCTCATCTCTGGGCCACCGGGTGCCTATTGCTTCTGGGGGTGGTCAACCTCTTCGGACCGCGTAAATCCGGCAATGGCGCCCTCGTCGTCGCCCTTAGCGCTGTGGTAATCACTCTGGTGATCGCGCTGGCCACCCTCCCTCGCATGCCGTATCTGGAAGTCGAGCGCCCCGCTGGCGGTCCCGGGCAGTGGTGGATGCACTTTACTTTCATCATCCTAGCGATCTCTGGAGTCGAAACGATAGCCAATCTGACCGGCGTCATGGTTCTTCCCGTCGAAGGAACATCGCGCCGAGCCATTTATCCTGTTGTGCTTGAAATTGCCATTTTCAATGTGATCATGTGTATAGCAATGCAAGCTGTCCCTCTCTCCATTCTCGGTGACGGAAACCCTGAGATGGCTTACACCGCCCACCGCGATGACATGCTCCGTTTGCTGGCCGAATACTATGTCGGTCCGTTTTTTGCCTTTGCCGCCGCCATCGTTTTTGCGTTAGTGCTCATTTCGGCGGGAAATACCGCACTGGCGGGACTGGTCAGCCTCCAATACATGATGGCACGCGACCGGGAACTGCCTCACCTCTTTGCCGGGCTGAACGCTTACGGGATGCCCGTGTTACCCTTGTTACTTGCTGTGCTTCTGCCTGCGACCCTTATATTGCTCTTTCCTGACATGGCCGCTTTGGCGGACCTTTACGCTATAGGAGTAGTGGGAGCCGTCACGATCAATCTGCTGACCACGGCTTCCAACGGCCAACTCACTATCTGCCGTGGCGAACGCCTTGGTTTAGGCGGCTTAGGCCTGTTGATGGGGGCGATTGCTATTACAATCGCGGTAGAAAAACCCCATGCTCTAATGTTTGCTCTCAGTATTATTCTAGGCGGGTTTACGTTGAGAAGTTTGCGACGTTCGCCCTACTTCCAAACGTGGTGGCATCGTTATCGTCCGATTTTTCTGCCGTCGCCACCTGCTTCACCAGGCCACTTGGAAAGTGGTACTCCCCTGCACTCGGCAGCGGGAACTGTTCCTCGGACGCCTCCACGCATCCTGGTCGCCACGCGCGGCAATCCCGGTTTGCTTCGCTTCGCCGTTGAAGAGGCCCGCAACCGCCAAGCCGAGTTACTCGTCCTGTTTGTGCGGCAATTGGCTGTCATCCCCATGGGATCCGTGACAACACCGAATTGGACCGAAGATGAAGAAGCTCAAGCCTTATTTAAGGAAGCCCGGACCCTAGCACAACCCATGGGCATTATTGTGCGGCCGTTGTACGCTGTCACGTATGATGTTGCGGAGGCCATCCTCGAACTGGCCGTGACGTATGGGGTGGACTTGCTCATTCTCGGTGTCTCCCAACGGGGCCGTCTCGATCGTCTCATGAAAGGTGATGTCATCCAGCAGGTGGCTCAATACCTACCGGAACGAATCACCCTGTTGATCCACGCCTGA
- a CDS encoding Tm-1-like ATP-binding domain-containing protein, producing MAVLLIGTLDTKGEEYRYVRDSLVKAGLEVITADAGVLGPPAFEPEVPRESLFRLGGVDYAIVRAAGDRGQAVAAAAQGAAHLAQELYQAGRLSGILGLGGSAGTTIATAAMRVVPLGVPKLMVSTLASGQVQPYVGTRDILMLHSVVDIAGLNRISRQVLDTAVAAMQGMVQAYERRRVFPKAPSAAEFANDLGDQSQATSRGVPASSDKPVIAATMFGVTTPCVQAARQHLEAAGYEVVVFHATGTGGRTMEELIRDGWIAGVLDITTTELADELVGGILSAGPDRLTAAAMCGIPQVVSVGALDMVNFGPPLTVPEQFRCRRLHAHNPNVTLMRTTPQEMDRLGKEIAEKTSASRGPTAVVLPLRGVSALDAEGQPFWWPEADHALFQSIRNWIAPQVRLVELDLHINDPAFARTCAELLLEMLRFHSRSR from the coding sequence ATGGCCGTATTATTGATCGGCACGTTGGATACTAAAGGGGAAGAGTATCGCTACGTGCGGGATAGTCTGGTCAAAGCAGGTTTGGAGGTCATCACGGCGGATGCAGGTGTTTTGGGACCTCCTGCTTTTGAACCCGAGGTGCCACGGGAGTCGCTCTTCCGGCTCGGCGGCGTTGACTATGCCATCGTGCGAGCAGCCGGCGATCGCGGTCAGGCCGTGGCTGCGGCGGCGCAAGGAGCTGCCCACTTGGCGCAGGAGCTGTACCAAGCTGGCCGCCTGAGCGGTATTCTGGGCTTGGGCGGTTCCGCAGGCACCACCATAGCCACAGCGGCCATGCGCGTCGTGCCGTTGGGAGTGCCGAAGTTGATGGTCAGCACTCTAGCCAGTGGTCAAGTGCAGCCCTATGTCGGAACGCGGGATATCCTCATGCTTCACTCCGTGGTGGATATTGCTGGACTGAACCGGATCAGCCGGCAAGTTTTAGACACCGCGGTGGCAGCAATGCAGGGGATGGTGCAAGCCTATGAGAGACGGCGAGTATTTCCAAAGGCACCCTCCGCAGCCGAATTTGCGAATGATCTGGGGGACCAAAGCCAGGCAACCTCCCGTGGGGTGCCTGCCTCCTCGGACAAGCCTGTCATCGCTGCGACCATGTTCGGTGTAACCACTCCCTGTGTACAGGCTGCGCGGCAGCATCTGGAGGCGGCGGGATACGAGGTCGTCGTCTTCCATGCCACGGGCACCGGGGGCCGAACGATGGAAGAGCTGATCCGCGACGGTTGGATTGCAGGCGTCCTGGATATTACCACGACCGAGTTGGCCGACGAGTTGGTCGGGGGTATCCTCAGTGCTGGGCCAGACCGCCTGACTGCCGCTGCGATGTGCGGCATTCCTCAAGTCGTTTCGGTAGGCGCCCTCGATATGGTCAATTTTGGGCCGCCCTTGACAGTGCCAGAACAATTCCGATGTCGCCGCTTGCATGCCCACAATCCGAACGTCACCTTGATGCGGACCACGCCTCAGGAAATGGACCGGCTGGGTAAGGAAATCGCGGAAAAGACAAGTGCATCCCGCGGTCCCACGGCGGTGGTCTTGCCCCTGCGGGGCGTATCCGCCCTCGATGCCGAAGGCCAGCCGTTCTGGTGGCCGGAGGCAGATCACGCCCTCTTTCAAAGCATCCGCAATTGGATCGCTCCCCAGGTCCGTCTCGTGGAACTGGATCTGCATATCAATGACCCCGCCTTCGCCCGAACTTGTGCAGAACTCCTCCTGGAAATGCTCCGCTTCCACTCCCGATCCCGATGA
- a CDS encoding thioredoxin domain-containing protein, which translates to MVSYNRLAGQRSPYLRQHATNPVDWYPWCEEALALARQLDRPIFLSIGYAACHWCHVMEHECFENPQIAALLNANFVSIKVDREERPDLDALYMTALHLLTREGGGWPLSVFLTPQLTPFYAGTYFPPDDRYAPHRPAFPRLLQAIIQAWQSRRTEIEQLGQQVITALQQMQSAADTPPVLLSESILRDAARAFQRAFDPVYGGFGAAPKFPHAVELSLLLRLSLRFRESALLAMVCQTLTAMARGGIYDQLGGGFARYSVDARWLVPHFEKMLYDNALLASTYTEAALLTGDPFLEEIARSTLDYVCRDLAVPAGLFCSSEDADSEGEEGKFYLWTPKEMEQILGRELAEFACRVWGVTAAGNFEGKNILHRQGSDAEDAERLGIPLEEFRQKLAEARNRLFQARQQRVRPDRDDKIITAWNAWAIAALARAAVAWNIPEYLMRACHAADQLLRYARDSQGRLLRLAQLPGDNAPPPPLGFLEDYAALIDALITLYEASGQLSYLQSAVELARSMLQRFAEAHGGGFYFVASDQEPLPARLREQHDGATPSGSALAITALLRLSHLLQDVELARKAEDALRTYATLMQQQPLAAGQFLIALDWYLGPVDQVAVIGRRSDSATARALDMIRQAFRPRQVLAIHDPDAGPPPHLLPWLAGKVACQDTVTVYRCREFQCQSPLIGPERVEQAFRQEPLASPS; encoded by the coding sequence ATGGTTTCCTACAACCGTTTGGCTGGCCAGCGTAGTCCCTATCTGCGCCAGCATGCAACCAATCCCGTCGACTGGTACCCCTGGTGCGAAGAAGCCTTGGCCCTGGCGCGACAACTCGATCGTCCCATCTTTCTGTCCATCGGGTATGCGGCTTGTCACTGGTGTCATGTGATGGAGCACGAGTGTTTCGAAAATCCTCAGATTGCCGCCTTGCTGAATGCAAATTTCGTGTCCATCAAAGTGGATCGTGAAGAACGGCCCGATCTCGATGCCTTGTACATGACAGCCCTGCACCTTCTCACCCGGGAAGGAGGCGGCTGGCCCCTGAGCGTCTTTCTGACTCCACAGTTGACGCCGTTTTATGCCGGGACTTACTTCCCCCCGGATGATCGCTACGCGCCCCATCGGCCAGCGTTTCCGCGCCTTTTGCAAGCCATTATCCAGGCCTGGCAAAGCCGACGGACGGAAATCGAACAATTGGGGCAGCAGGTCATTACCGCCCTGCAACAGATGCAAAGCGCGGCGGACACGCCGCCGGTATTGCTTTCCGAGTCGATCCTAAGGGATGCTGCCCGGGCCTTCCAGCGTGCGTTCGATCCCGTATATGGCGGGTTTGGTGCCGCTCCTAAGTTTCCCCATGCCGTCGAGCTGTCGCTACTTCTGAGGCTGTCGCTCCGATTTCGGGAATCGGCACTCTTGGCTATGGTCTGCCAGACACTGACTGCCATGGCTCGCGGCGGCATCTACGATCAGCTAGGCGGCGGATTCGCACGCTACAGCGTCGATGCCCGCTGGCTTGTCCCTCACTTTGAGAAGATGCTCTACGACAATGCTCTCTTAGCCAGCACCTATACGGAGGCGGCCCTACTGACGGGTGATCCCTTCTTGGAGGAGATTGCCCGTTCCACACTCGATTATGTATGCCGGGACCTGGCTGTCCCCGCGGGTCTGTTCTGTTCCTCGGAGGATGCAGATAGCGAAGGCGAGGAGGGAAAGTTTTATCTGTGGACTCCGAAAGAGATGGAGCAGATATTGGGACGGGAGCTAGCCGAGTTTGCCTGCCGTGTCTGGGGTGTGACAGCAGCGGGGAACTTTGAGGGTAAGAATATTTTGCACCGGCAGGGGAGCGATGCCGAGGACGCAGAACGATTAGGCATCCCGCTGGAAGAGTTTCGCCAAAAACTGGCGGAGGCGCGAAACCGTCTGTTTCAAGCACGCCAACAGCGGGTACGTCCTGACCGAGATGATAAGATCATCACCGCTTGGAATGCCTGGGCGATCGCCGCCTTGGCTCGTGCCGCTGTAGCCTGGAACATTCCGGAATACCTGATGCGGGCATGTCACGCCGCAGACCAGTTACTCCGTTATGCGCGGGATTCTCAAGGGCGGTTGCTCCGCTTAGCCCAGCTTCCCGGCGATAATGCGCCGCCTCCCCCTTTGGGCTTTCTGGAAGATTATGCGGCCCTGATCGATGCTCTGATCACTCTCTACGAAGCCAGCGGGCAATTGTCCTACTTGCAATCGGCAGTGGAGTTAGCCCGATCCATGCTCCAGCGCTTCGCGGAGGCACATGGGGGCGGCTTCTACTTTGTCGCGAGCGATCAAGAACCGCTACCCGCCCGCCTCCGAGAACAACACGATGGAGCTACCCCTAGCGGCAGCGCGCTGGCCATTACAGCCCTGTTGCGCCTCTCGCATCTACTGCAAGATGTTGAGTTGGCGCGCAAGGCCGAGGACGCCCTGCGGACCTACGCAACACTCATGCAGCAGCAACCCCTGGCTGCGGGTCAGTTCCTGATAGCGCTCGATTGGTATCTTGGCCCGGTGGATCAGGTCGCAGTCATTGGGCGGCGCTCAGACTCTGCTACCGCACGCGCCTTAGATATGATTCGCCAGGCATTCCGCCCCCGCCAGGTCTTGGCGATCCATGATCCTGACGCTGGTCCCCCGCCACACCTGTTACCTTGGCTGGCTGGTAAGGTGGCTTGTCAGGATACGGTCACAGTCTATCGCTGCCGGGAGTTCCAATGCCAGTCCCCCTTGATCGGACCGGAGAGGGTCGAACAGGCGTTCCGCCAGGAGCCATTGGCTTCTCCGTCCTGA
- a CDS encoding sugar phosphate isomerase/epimerase family protein has protein sequence MKIGMNLLLWTGQVTAEHFPLLARLKAAGFDGVELPIFGGKPEDYKPIRAELDKLGLKCTTVTILTRETNAVSPDPAVRQKAVEWLKTAIEINHVLGAETMCGPYHSALGEFSGTGPTEEEKKRAADVLRSAAEYAQQAGLMLAIEYLNRFECYFLNTAAQAVELVRMVNHPHFRAMYDTFHAHIEEKDPAAAIRTVAPVLAHVHISENDRGTPGTGQVRWDATFQTLREVGYDGWLTIEAFGRALPDLAAATRIWRDLFPSSEEVYTCGIAFIQNSWKAAARA, from the coding sequence ATGAAAATCGGGATGAATCTGCTTTTGTGGACAGGGCAGGTCACTGCTGAACATTTTCCGCTCCTGGCCCGCTTGAAGGCTGCCGGGTTCGATGGGGTGGAATTGCCGATATTCGGCGGCAAGCCGGAGGATTACAAACCGATCCGCGCCGAGTTGGATAAGCTGGGTTTGAAGTGCACCACCGTCACGATCCTGACGCGGGAAACTAACGCGGTCAGTCCAGACCCTGCCGTTCGCCAGAAAGCGGTGGAGTGGCTCAAAACAGCCATTGAGATCAACCACGTCTTGGGTGCGGAAACGATGTGCGGGCCGTATCATTCCGCCTTAGGGGAGTTCAGCGGGACAGGCCCGACGGAGGAGGAAAAGAAGCGTGCTGCCGATGTCCTGCGCAGCGCCGCGGAATATGCCCAACAAGCCGGACTCATGCTCGCCATCGAATATCTGAATCGATTCGAGTGCTATTTTCTCAATACCGCCGCTCAAGCGGTCGAATTGGTCCGGATGGTGAATCATCCTCATTTCCGGGCAATGTACGATACCTTCCATGCCCACATCGAAGAGAAAGACCCAGCAGCGGCTATTCGCACTGTGGCACCTGTACTCGCCCACGTTCATATCAGTGAAAACGATCGCGGCACTCCAGGAACGGGTCAGGTCCGTTGGGATGCCACTTTCCAAACTCTGCGTGAGGTGGGCTACGATGGCTGGCTGACGATCGAGGCCTTCGGGCGTGCCTTGCCGGACCTGGCGGCGGCGACCCGTATCTGGCGAGACCTGTTCCCAAGTTCTGAGGAGGTGTACACCTGTGGTATCGCCTTCATCCAAAATAGCTGGAAAGCTGCCGCACGGGCGTAA
- a CDS encoding nickel pincer cofactor-dependent isomerase, group 22: protein MQFPLVQLVRQIAPQPEIADVSMAVQEAWHRSRTLDRIRPGMRIAVACGSRGIRHYLTIVRATLAVLRERGANPFIVAAMGSHGGATSQGQRELLASYQIDEVHLGVPVLTDMETVCIGHNSWGQPVWWDRNALSADGVVTISRVKPHTDFRGRFESGILKMLVIGLGKRQGADQVHSFGTRGLRDMMPESAKVILEKTPFLGGLAILENAREETAHVEVVDREDLWEREPQLLEQARQLMGRIPFSALDVLIVGECGKNYSGAGLDPNVVGRMLIEASPEMETNVPRITRIGLLDVSPESHGNATGIGIADLTTTRALAAIDPLPFRMNNLTARFLWRSKLPLAFDTDREVIAACLQTCWQPQLDQVKLCLIPNTLEVAELWVSAPLAEEARQRSDLELVGDPQPLPFDETGRLLQEKLFPHSVRARRQVHL, encoded by the coding sequence GTGCAATTCCCGCTTGTTCAACTGGTGCGCCAAATCGCTCCGCAACCGGAGATTGCTGACGTATCGATGGCGGTCCAAGAGGCGTGGCACCGGTCCCGCACCTTAGATCGCATCCGTCCGGGCATGCGGATTGCTGTGGCGTGCGGCAGCCGAGGAATCCGCCATTATCTGACCATTGTCCGCGCCACTTTGGCCGTGTTACGCGAACGGGGAGCCAACCCTTTCATCGTAGCGGCCATGGGGTCGCATGGCGGAGCAACCTCCCAGGGCCAACGCGAGTTGCTGGCGAGTTATCAGATCGACGAGGTCCATTTAGGTGTTCCCGTCCTGACCGATATGGAGACCGTGTGTATCGGTCACAACTCCTGGGGTCAGCCCGTTTGGTGGGATCGCAACGCTTTGTCAGCGGACGGTGTGGTGACAATCTCCCGCGTGAAACCCCACACGGATTTCCGAGGACGGTTCGAGAGCGGCATCCTCAAAATGCTGGTGATTGGCTTAGGAAAGCGTCAGGGCGCCGACCAGGTCCACAGTTTCGGGACCCGCGGCCTACGGGACATGATGCCGGAATCAGCCAAAGTGATCCTGGAAAAAACTCCTTTCCTGGGCGGTTTGGCCATTTTGGAAAATGCCCGTGAAGAGACAGCTCACGTCGAAGTCGTCGACCGCGAGGACCTTTGGGAACGGGAACCGCAACTCTTGGAACAGGCCCGGCAGTTGATGGGTCGCATCCCCTTCTCGGCCCTAGATGTGTTGATCGTGGGCGAATGTGGCAAAAATTACTCCGGGGCTGGGTTGGACCCGAATGTCGTGGGTCGCATGCTCATCGAGGCTTCGCCAGAAATGGAAACGAATGTGCCTCGGATCACACGTATCGGTCTGCTCGATGTCTCCCCAGAAAGCCACGGGAACGCCACAGGAATCGGCATTGCCGATCTGACCACCACGCGGGCGTTGGCAGCCATCGATCCGTTGCCTTTCCGAATGAACAATCTGACCGCCCGCTTCCTCTGGCGAAGCAAATTACCTTTGGCCTTCGACACCGATCGGGAAGTTATCGCCGCTTGCCTGCAAACTTGTTGGCAACCTCAACTCGATCAGGTCAAGCTTTGCCTGATACCCAACACCTTAGAGGTGGCGGAACTGTGGGTCTCTGCCCCCTTGGCCGAGGAAGCTCGCCAGCGTTCCGACTTGGAACTGGTTGGCGATCCGCAACCGTTGCCCTTCGATGAAACGGGCCGACTCCTCCAGGAGAAACTCTTTCCCCACTCGGTACGTGCCCGTCGGCAAGTCCACCTATGA
- a CDS encoding M28 family peptidase has translation MNHHRSLSRPLPLWVCWGVLSLACLWVPAGRSDPGSATSQFPFQGPETTGVTAKSKPASEREAGRNLRREAAVERLRQHVGFLASAECEGRGIDTQGIEKAAAYIAEEFRKAGLKPAGKDGSYYQPFTVTASARLSERPQASLRGPRNQQVDLDSGSDFAVMGFSSSGKVQAPLIFAGYGITAPELKYDDYAGLDVQGKIVVLLRRTPRPNERGEQRFDHNVPTPEESTHAAFVTKITNAHKHGAVAVVIVNDASSAGERDPLPQFANHAVGHPAAPFPVLFLKRALLDQMLQSQQKSLAAWEKAVDADLRPRSFPLEGWMLQAAIRVERTEYKCKNIVGVLEGSGPLSQETIVIGAHYDHIGYGTIGSLGGANARGKIHHGADDNASGTSGLIELAYRFAAQPQRQGRRLLFIAFSAEERGLYGSLHYCREPIYPLETTVLMVNMDMIGRARLVPADWLGWEKKERLLVYGVGTGTGLEALVHQANGNPGLVLRTLAAGTGPSDHDSFYRKRIPVLFLYTGTHGDYHRPSDKADTLNYEGMAHVVDFAERLIQAAANLPERPKFQVTREVWRDPTDPRAQTPSRTQIPRLGIRPGNYESEDGGVLVDGVTPGSPAEKAGIKEGDRIIAIAGENIKNISTYMTVMSRQKSGSPLEVTILRQNQRLTLRVIPE, from the coding sequence ATGAATCATCACCGATCTTTGTCCCGACCCCTGCCGTTGTGGGTATGCTGGGGTGTTTTGAGTCTGGCCTGTTTGTGGGTTCCTGCCGGGCGAAGCGACCCAGGAAGCGCAACATCCCAGTTTCCGTTCCAGGGACCAGAGACGACAGGCGTTACCGCTAAGTCCAAACCGGCCAGCGAAAGAGAAGCAGGACGGAACTTACGCCGCGAGGCCGCTGTCGAACGTCTGCGGCAGCACGTCGGCTTTTTAGCCAGTGCGGAATGTGAAGGGCGCGGCATCGACACACAAGGAATCGAAAAGGCCGCGGCCTACATCGCAGAGGAGTTTCGCAAAGCCGGTCTAAAGCCCGCGGGAAAAGATGGCAGCTACTACCAGCCGTTCACGGTCACAGCGAGTGCCAGGCTAAGCGAACGCCCCCAAGCCTCGCTGCGTGGTCCCCGAAACCAGCAAGTCGATTTGGACTCCGGGAGCGATTTTGCCGTCATGGGCTTCAGCAGCAGTGGCAAAGTTCAGGCTCCGCTGATCTTCGCCGGCTATGGAATTACAGCCCCGGAATTGAAATACGACGATTATGCGGGTTTGGATGTCCAGGGCAAGATCGTAGTGTTGCTCCGCCGGACTCCCCGGCCTAACGAACGGGGCGAACAACGCTTCGATCACAACGTGCCGACTCCCGAAGAGAGCACTCATGCGGCGTTCGTCACCAAGATCACCAACGCTCATAAGCATGGAGCGGTAGCCGTAGTTATCGTTAATGATGCTTCCTCAGCAGGGGAGCGCGACCCCTTGCCGCAATTTGCCAACCATGCGGTGGGCCATCCCGCCGCGCCGTTCCCGGTCCTGTTCCTCAAACGAGCTTTGCTCGACCAGATGTTGCAATCACAGCAAAAGTCACTAGCAGCGTGGGAGAAAGCGGTCGATGCCGATCTGCGTCCCCGTTCCTTCCCTCTAGAAGGCTGGATGCTTCAGGCCGCTATCCGCGTCGAACGCACCGAATACAAGTGCAAGAACATTGTCGGCGTACTGGAGGGTTCGGGGCCGCTATCTCAAGAGACAATCGTCATCGGCGCCCATTACGACCACATCGGCTATGGCACCATCGGGAGTCTGGGCGGTGCGAACGCCCGGGGAAAGATCCATCACGGTGCGGATGACAATGCCAGCGGTACCAGCGGCCTGATCGAACTGGCCTATCGCTTTGCCGCGCAGCCCCAACGTCAAGGACGCCGCCTCCTCTTCATCGCCTTCAGTGCGGAAGAGCGCGGCCTTTATGGCTCTCTGCACTACTGCCGGGAACCGATCTATCCTTTGGAGACCACCGTTTTGATGGTGAACATGGACATGATCGGACGGGCCAGACTTGTACCTGCCGATTGGCTCGGCTGGGAGAAAAAAGAGCGCTTGCTCGTCTATGGAGTAGGAACAGGCACAGGATTGGAAGCTCTGGTTCATCAGGCCAATGGCAATCCCGGTTTAGTCCTTCGCACTCTCGCCGCCGGGACAGGACCGAGCGATCACGATTCCTTCTATCGCAAACGGATACCCGTGCTGTTTCTTTACACAGGGACCCACGGGGACTATCATCGTCCTTCCGACAAGGCCGATACCTTGAATTATGAAGGAATGGCCCATGTCGTCGATTTTGCAGAGCGGCTGATCCAAGCGGCGGCCAACCTACCAGAAAGGCCGAAGTTCCAGGTGACGCGCGAAGTTTGGCGCGACCCGACGGATCCCCGCGCTCAGACACCTTCCCGCACCCAGATTCCGCGTCTGGGTATCCGTCCGGGTAACTACGAAAGCGAAGATGGCGGCGTGTTGGTCGATGGCGTCACTCCCGGCAGCCCGGCGGAAAAGGCAGGAATCAAAGAGGGAGACCGAATCATCGCGATTGCGGGAGAAAACATCAAAAATATCAGCACCTACATGACGGTCATGAGCCGGCAAAAAAGCGGCTCGCCATTGGAAGTGACAATCCTGCGTCAGAATCAGCGATTGACGCTGCGCGTGATCCCAGAGTGA